The DNA sequence ACCGTCCCCGGGATAAAGGACCTTCCGGTGGCCTGCAAGAAACTCATAGAGGAGGAGGGCTGTGAGATGGTCATGGCCCTCGGGATGCCAGGTCCAGAGGAGAAGGATAAAGTATGCGCCCACGAGGCATCCACGGGTCTCATACAGGCCCAGCTCATGACGAACACCCACATACTTGAGGTATTTGTACATGAGGATGAGGAGGATGACCCTGAAGAACTCAAGGTCCTTGCAGATAACAGGGCAAGGGAACATGCCCAGAACCTCATCATGATGCTATTTAAACCAGACAGGCTTACACGTGAGGCCGGTATGGGTCTGCGTGAGGGCAAACCCGATGCCGGGCCACTTTAATGAAACAGAAGGAGGTTGATTTCATGGTTAAGGTTATTGGAATCTGTGGAAGTCCAAGAAAGAATGGTAACACCGAGATACTCCTC is a window from the Methanothermobacter thermautotrophicus str. Delta H genome containing:
- the ribC gene encoding riboflavin synthase, whose protein sequence is MKVGICDTTFARYDMGGAAIDELKKHTAGIKIIRRTVPGIKDLPVACKKLIEEEGCEMVMALGMPGPEEKDKVCAHEASTGLIQAQLMTNTHILEVFVHEDEEDDPEELKVLADNRAREHAQNLIMMLFKPDRLTREAGMGLREGKPDAGPL